The window GCGCGTCTGCCGCACCAGCGCGGCGTCGCTGCCCGCGGCGGTGAAGGCGCGATTCGACGAGCTGGCGGGACGCGAGATTCTCGTCGAAGGGTACGGGCTCAGCGAGACGAGCCCGCTCGCCGTCGCGAATCCGCCGCGGCGCAGCAAGGCCGGCGCGATCGGCATTCCGCTGTCCGACACCGACGCCGCCGTCGTCGATCCGCGAACGGGCGCGGCGGCCGCGCGCGGCGAGCCGGGAGAGCTGGTGCTGCGCGGGCCGCAGGTGATGCGGGGCTACTGGCGCAGGGCCGAGGAGACCGCCCTGGCGTTCCGCGGCGGGTGGTTTCACACCGGCGACATCGCGCGGCTCGACGAGGAGGGCTACTTCCAGATCGTCGACCGCCTCAAGGACGTCATCAACACGGCCGGGTACAAAGTGTGGCCGCGCGAGGTGGAGGAAGTCCTGTATGCCCATCCGGCGGTGCAGCTCGCCGCGGTCGTGGGCATGCCCGACGTGTACCGGGGCGAGACGGTGAAGGCCTTCGTCGTGCTCCGGGACGGCGCCGGCGGCGTCACCGGCGACGAGATCACCGCGCACTGCCGGGAGCGTCTCGCGGTCTATAAGGTGCCCCGCGAGGTGGAGTTCCGGGCGGCGCTGCCGATGAGCGGGGCCGGCAAAATCCTGAAGCGCGTCCTGCGCGACGCGTCCGCCTCCGGAAACCGTGAGATTTGACGCGTTTCCGGCACCTGGTGTACAGTGGGTGTACCGTGCCGCTGTTTGAGCCCGCGAAAGCGAAGAAACAGCTGCCCCCCTCCGACAAGTGGAGCGTCACCGTCGAAAAGAATTTCTGTAAGGCCTGCCGGTTCTGCATCGACGTGTGTCCCGTCGACGTGTTCCGGTGGAGCACAGAGGTCAACACGATCGGCTGGTTCCCCATCGAGGTGGCGCACGAAGCGAACTGCGTCGGCTGCATGCTCTGTTACCAGGTCTGTCCCGACTTCGTGATCAACGTCGAGCCGAAAAAGACGAAGGCCCCTCGGGAGGGCGCGGCGTGATCGCCCCGTCGGTGGCGTCCGTCCGGCTCGTCGCGCCGTGGGCGGAGTGGAACA of the bacterium genome contains:
- a CDS encoding ferredoxin family protein codes for the protein MPLFEPAKAKKQLPPSDKWSVTVEKNFCKACRFCIDVCPVDVFRWSTEVNTIGWFPIEVAHEANCVGCMLCYQVCPDFVINVEPKKTKAPREGAA